One Sediminicola sp. YIK13 DNA segment encodes these proteins:
- a CDS encoding glycosyltransferase translates to MHITVRADYGGAPNYMDLMINNISNNFEVHIACPEDKPYYQKWKDNIRVNGILLLPHRKFSPRALLNLVRYLKKNKIELVQANGKGAGLYGRLVKLFCPQITIVFAYRGFHIFKYNFIQKRMYFLYERLMLTLTDKVINVSIGEQNNCLSNGVLTKEKSIHIYNGISSMSKNEDSKLKELYGNQFIIVTLSRFDVSKNMDSMYKIAYILKDISDFKFIWIGDGEDKERLNQKATEEGLTNIDFVGFKSHIDIQRYFSISKLYLSTSRWEGLPFALIEACSVGLPIVATDVVGNNEVCIDGLNGFVFPSNDEELAAKAIKEIYINEDLREIFGRKSLELFEDRFTVEKMITNHEFLYESLL, encoded by the coding sequence ATGCATATTACAGTAAGAGCAGACTACGGTGGTGCTCCAAATTATATGGATTTAATGATAAACAATATTTCCAATAATTTTGAAGTTCATATAGCTTGTCCAGAAGATAAGCCATATTACCAAAAATGGAAGGACAATATAAGAGTAAATGGTATTTTGTTACTACCACATCGTAAATTCTCCCCAAGAGCACTATTAAATCTAGTTAGATATCTAAAAAAAAATAAAATTGAATTAGTTCAGGCAAATGGAAAGGGGGCAGGACTGTATGGTAGACTCGTTAAATTATTTTGTCCACAAATAACTATAGTGTTTGCTTATAGAGGATTTCATATTTTCAAGTATAATTTTATTCAAAAACGGATGTATTTTTTGTATGAAAGATTAATGTTAACACTTACGGATAAGGTTATAAACGTTTCTATAGGCGAGCAAAATAATTGTTTGTCAAATGGTGTTTTGACAAAGGAAAAATCTATTCATATCTATAATGGGATAAGTTCAATGTCCAAAAATGAAGATTCAAAATTAAAGGAACTTTATGGAAATCAATTTATAATTGTTACGTTATCACGATTTGATGTGTCCAAAAACATGGATTCAATGTACAAGATTGCATATATTTTGAAGGATATTTCAGATTTTAAATTTATTTGGATTGGAGATGGTGAGGATAAAGAGCGATTGAATCAAAAGGCAACAGAAGAGGGTTTGACTAATATTGATTTTGTGGGCTTTAAAAGTCATATTGATATTCAAAGATATTTTTCAATTAGCAAATTATATCTTTCTACATCTAGGTGGGAAGGCTTACCTTTTGCATTGATTGAAGCGTGCTCTGTTGGTTTACCAATTGTAGCAACCGATGTTGTCGGAAACAATGAGGTGTGTATAGATGGTTTAAATGGATTTGTTTTCCCTTCAAACGATGAAGAATTAGCAGCCAAGGCTATCAAGGAAATTTACATTAATGAAGATTTAAGAGAAATTTTCGGAAGGAAATCCTTAGAATTATTTGAAGATCGTTTTACTGTTGAAAAAATGATTACCAATCATGAATTTTTATACGAATCCCTTTTGTAA
- a CDS encoding glycosyltransferase family 2 protein: MSINIVIPMAGAGSRFSKQGYLKPKPFIDVMGKPMIVRVMENLAFKNAKFILILRKEHLEMESTLINDIKEKFNVVFIPIEKLTEGAACTILYARKHINNDQPLLLANSDQIVQFSLENYITECDKKEANGSILTFIDKERDPKWSFAQLDTEGYVTKVKEKEAISEYATVGLYYFKKGRDYVNYAIDMIIENDRSNNEFYTCPVYNYAIKDGKKIVVHNIDHEYMHGIGTPEDLNKFLHSNPLNY, translated from the coding sequence ATGAGCATTAATATTGTAATTCCCATGGCAGGTGCGGGTAGCAGATTTTCAAAGCAGGGCTACCTGAAGCCAAAGCCGTTTATAGATGTTATGGGCAAGCCCATGATTGTCCGTGTAATGGAAAATTTAGCCTTTAAGAATGCTAAATTTATTTTGATCTTAAGGAAGGAACATTTAGAAATGGAATCTACTTTGATTAATGATATTAAAGAAAAATTTAATGTTGTTTTTATCCCAATTGAGAAATTAACAGAAGGAGCAGCCTGCACAATACTTTATGCAAGAAAACACATTAATAATGATCAACCATTGTTACTAGCCAACTCAGATCAAATAGTTCAATTTAGTTTAGAAAATTATATTACTGAATGCGACAAGAAAGAGGCAAACGGCTCTATTTTAACTTTTATTGATAAAGAGAGGGATCCAAAATGGTCTTTTGCACAGCTTGATACAGAAGGATATGTTACTAAGGTAAAAGAAAAAGAAGCCATTTCGGAATATGCAACTGTAGGCTTATATTATTTCAAAAAAGGACGGGATTATGTGAATTATGCAATTGATATGATTATTGAAAATGATAGATCCAACAATGAATTTTATACCTGTCCTGTTTATAATTATGCCATTAAAGATGGAAAAAAAATTGTTGTACATAATATAGACCATGAGTATATGCATGGCATCGGTACACCAGAGGATTTAAACAAGTTCTTACATAGTAACCCTTTAAATTATTAG
- a CDS encoding nuclear transport factor 2 family protein: MNLDNLKNLTEEYIQAFDNKDINSLKALLTEGFILEDPVVQKVVGRDNALIKILEIFNGSENLSFKAKNIFQERNTTIIEFVLTLDDVILKGVDILDWEQYKIKQLRAYLDIPK; encoded by the coding sequence ATGAATCTAGATAATCTGAAGAACTTAACCGAGGAATACATACAGGCATTTGATAATAAAGACATTAATTCATTAAAAGCTTTGTTAACCGAAGGGTTTATCCTAGAGGACCCTGTAGTCCAAAAAGTGGTAGGAAGGGATAATGCACTAATAAAAATATTGGAAATTTTTAATGGATCGGAAAATTTATCTTTTAAAGCCAAGAACATTTTTCAAGAAAGAAACACAACTATAATCGAATTTGTACTCACTTTAGATGACGTAATATTAAAAGGTGTTGATATTTTGGACTGGGAGCAATATAAAATTAAACAATTACGAGCATATCTAGATATACCGAAGTAG
- a CDS encoding glycosyltransferase family 2 protein, with translation MSKIDILIPLAGKSLFFDDKSYPFPKPLIDVDSTPMIQLVIERLLKLTHINKFIFIVNNEDCKKYHIDNVLRLLTEDNCEIVKLDNETKGAACSALMAIDYLDKDRQLIICNGDQVIEENYNDIIDFFQNNIFDCGVATFESVHPRWSYVRLDENDNIIETAEKRPISKSAIAGFYYFKDGYLFIESAMRMIEKDANVNGLYYIAPCLNELVLQNKKLGAYKIDNDRYFSFYSPQKIKTYESR, from the coding sequence ATGAGCAAAATTGATATATTAATACCATTGGCGGGAAAAAGTCTGTTTTTTGATGATAAGAGTTATCCATTTCCTAAACCTTTGATTGATGTGGATTCCACACCTATGATTCAATTGGTTATAGAAAGACTTTTGAAACTTACTCATATAAACAAGTTTATCTTCATTGTTAACAATGAAGACTGTAAAAAGTACCATATAGACAATGTATTAAGACTTTTAACAGAAGATAATTGTGAAATAGTGAAATTGGACAATGAAACGAAAGGGGCAGCATGTAGTGCTTTAATGGCGATTGATTATCTTGATAAAGACAGGCAGCTAATTATTTGTAATGGTGATCAGGTAATCGAGGAAAATTATAATGATATTATTGATTTTTTTCAAAACAACATATTTGACTGTGGTGTAGCTACATTTGAATCAGTCCATCCACGATGGTCTTATGTTCGCTTGGATGAAAATGACAATATCATAGAAACCGCAGAAAAGAGACCAATTAGCAAATCTGCGATTGCAGGATTTTATTATTTTAAAGATGGATATCTTTTTATAGAATCAGCTATGAGAATGATAGAAAAGGATGCTAATGTTAATGGATTATACTATATAGCTCCTTGTCTTAACGAACTTGTTTTACAAAACAAAAAATTAGGCGCATATAAAATAGATAACGATCGATATTTTTCTTTTTACTCCCCACAAAAAATAAAAACCTATGAATCTAGATAA
- a CDS encoding HAD family hydrolase, which produces MNKIKAVIFDMDGVLIDAKEWHYEALNKALALFGLEISRYDHLVTYDGLPTKKKLEMLSVENGLPKKLHDFINNMKQSYTMEIVHAQCKPVFYHEYALAKLKSENYKMAVCSNSVRNTVKVMMERASLNQYLEFFISNQDVLNGKPDPEMYIKAISRLKLKPEECLIVEDNENGIKAAKASGAHVMQVETVEDVYFMNIKKHIIQIENEQN; this is translated from the coding sequence ATGAATAAAATTAAAGCCGTTATTTTTGATATGGATGGCGTTTTGATAGACGCAAAGGAGTGGCATTATGAAGCTTTGAATAAAGCATTAGCTCTTTTTGGATTGGAAATTAGCAGATACGATCATTTGGTGACCTATGATGGATTGCCCACTAAAAAAAAACTAGAAATGCTCTCTGTAGAAAATGGATTACCAAAGAAACTTCATGATTTTATAAATAATATGAAGCAATCATATACAATGGAAATCGTACATGCTCAATGCAAACCAGTTTTTTACCATGAGTATGCTTTGGCAAAACTTAAATCTGAAAACTATAAAATGGCTGTTTGTTCCAATTCTGTTAGGAATACTGTAAAAGTTATGATGGAAAGAGCTTCTTTGAATCAATATCTAGAATTTTTTATATCCAACCAAGATGTGCTTAATGGAAAACCAGACCCTGAAATGTATATCAAGGCTATTTCTAGATTAAAATTAAAGCCTGAGGAATGTTTGATTGTTGAAGATAATGAAAATGGAATTAAGGCGGCAAAAGCAAGTGGAGCACATGTTATGCAAGTGGAAACTGTAGAAGATGTCTATTTTATGAATATTAAAAAGCACATAATACAAATTGAGAATGAGCAAAATTGA
- the rfbD gene encoding dTDP-4-dehydrorhamnose reductase, whose amino-acid sequence MKRVLVTGASGQLGMSLKDIHKDFQELEFVFKDRSELDIISRDQVKDIFSSGNFDFCINCAAYTDVEQAEKTPAIAYKINAEGVKNMALACKEYNVVFIHISTDYVFDGEKGLPYTVDDLPNPINEYGKSKREGERHIQEILKQYYIVRTSWLYHKEHGKNFYKTILKKAEKGETIYVTDEQVGCPTNAANLAQFILGLISLEDSNYGIIHYTDGEAMTWYDFSKKIIAENNFSSVATVVRDNNYRSFAARPKNSVLSLQ is encoded by the coding sequence ATGAAGCGGGTCTTAGTCACTGGAGCTTCAGGGCAATTGGGAATGAGCCTTAAGGATATACACAAGGACTTCCAAGAGCTGGAATTTGTCTTTAAAGACAGAAGTGAGCTGGACATTATCAGTAGGGATCAAGTCAAGGATATTTTTAGTTCCGGAAATTTTGACTTTTGTATCAATTGTGCCGCTTATACGGATGTGGAACAAGCAGAAAAAACTCCAGCAATCGCGTATAAAATTAATGCTGAGGGAGTCAAAAATATGGCTTTGGCTTGTAAAGAATACAATGTAGTATTTATCCATATTTCAACCGATTATGTTTTCGATGGGGAAAAGGGCCTTCCATACACAGTTGATGACCTTCCAAACCCCATTAATGAATATGGGAAGTCCAAAAGGGAAGGAGAAAGACACATTCAAGAAATACTAAAACAATATTATATAGTTCGAACCTCTTGGTTGTACCATAAGGAACATGGCAAGAATTTCTATAAAACTATTCTGAAAAAGGCTGAAAAAGGGGAAACTATATATGTTACCGATGAACAAGTTGGTTGCCCTACTAATGCGGCTAACTTAGCACAATTTATTTTAGGCTTAATTAGCCTTGAAGATTCTAATTATGGAATTATCCATTATACTGACGGTGAGGCTATGACATGGTATGATTTTTCAAAGAAGATAATCGCAGAAAACAATTTTAGTAGTGTGGCCACAGTTGTCAGAGATAATAATTATCGTAGTTTTGCTGCTAGGCCAAAAAATTCAGTTTTGTCCTTACAATAA
- the rfbC gene encoding dTDP-4-dehydrorhamnose 3,5-epimerase: MKVIESPLKGCYILEPITYEDERGLFYESYHKDRFDKSIGENVDFVQDNVSISKKGVLRGLHYQKGDSAQAKLVHVVKGEVLDVIVDLRKGSPSFGKHFKMRLSDENRTSIFIPKGMAHGFLALTDDVIFSYKCDALYNPKSEAGILYSDPALDINWEMAEEELILSKKDLKLPLLKELEL, encoded by the coding sequence ATGAAAGTTATTGAAAGCCCATTAAAAGGTTGTTATATTTTGGAGCCGATCACATATGAGGATGAAAGGGGGCTTTTTTATGAATCGTACCATAAAGATAGGTTTGATAAGAGTATTGGGGAAAATGTGGATTTTGTTCAAGACAATGTTTCTATTTCTAAAAAAGGAGTTCTACGAGGCTTACATTATCAAAAAGGAGATAGCGCCCAAGCAAAATTGGTACATGTAGTGAAGGGTGAGGTATTGGATGTGATAGTGGATTTAAGAAAAGGTAGTCCATCCTTCGGGAAACATTTTAAAATGAGGCTCTCTGATGAGAATAGAACTTCTATTTTTATACCAAAAGGGATGGCCCATGGTTTTTTGGCATTAACAGATGATGTCATCTTTTCATATAAATGTGATGCGTTATACAATCCCAAATCAGAGGCAGGTATCTTATATAGTGATCCAGCCCTGGATATCAATTGGGAAATGGCAGAGGAAGAATTAATACTTTCTAAAAAGGACCTAAAGCTACCTTTGTTAAAAGAGCTGGAATTATGA
- the rfbA gene encoding glucose-1-phosphate thymidylyltransferase RfbA gives MKGIILAGGSGSRLYPITIAMSKQLMPIYDKPMIYYPLATLMSAGIKEILIITTPEDTVLFKKLLGDGSQLGCKFTYAKQENPNGLAEAFIIGEKFIGKDNVALILGDNIFYGTGLSTLLQENNDPEGGIIYGYHVQDPERYGVVEFDDDGNAISIEEKPKNPKSKYAVPGIYFYDNDVVRIAKEIKPSKRGELEITDINRAYLAEGRLKVSILDRGTAWLDTGTFQSLMQASQFVEVIEERQGLKIGAIEEVAYIMGYISKAQLHKLAEPLLKSGYGTYLMNLT, from the coding sequence ATGAAAGGCATTATTTTGGCAGGTGGTTCAGGTTCAAGACTTTATCCCATTACCATCGCGATGAGCAAGCAACTGATGCCAATTTATGATAAGCCGATGATTTATTATCCGCTGGCCACATTAATGTCGGCTGGAATTAAGGAAATACTTATTATAACAACACCTGAGGACACTGTCTTATTCAAGAAGCTATTAGGTGATGGTAGCCAATTAGGATGTAAATTTACTTATGCTAAACAGGAAAATCCGAATGGTTTAGCAGAAGCCTTTATCATTGGAGAAAAATTCATAGGAAAGGACAACGTGGCATTGATATTAGGTGATAACATATTCTATGGCACTGGGTTATCTACTTTATTGCAGGAGAATAATGACCCTGAAGGTGGTATTATATACGGCTACCACGTCCAAGACCCAGAAAGGTATGGAGTGGTAGAGTTTGATGATGATGGTAATGCTATTAGCATAGAAGAAAAGCCTAAAAATCCTAAATCGAAGTATGCTGTACCAGGGATTTATTTTTATGATAATGACGTGGTGAGAATTGCAAAGGAGATAAAACCAAGCAAAAGGGGAGAGTTGGAGATAACTGATATTAATAGAGCCTATTTGGCAGAGGGAAGACTAAAAGTGAGCATTTTGGATAGGGGTACAGCATGGTTGGACACTGGAACATTTCAGTCTTTAATGCAAGCCTCCCAATTTGTGGAAGTAATAGAGGAGCGGCAGGGGCTTAAGATAGGTGCTATAGAGGAGGTTGCGTACATCATGGGATATATTTCCAAAGCTCAACTCCATAAGTTGGCAGAGCCCCTTTTAAAAAGCGGGTATGGGACCTATCTAATGAATTTAACGTAA
- the rfbB gene encoding dTDP-glucose 4,6-dehydratase, producing the protein MNILVTGGAGFIGSNFINYLLKTDLHSNVINLDALTYAGNLHNTAQFKNNIRYTLVKGDICDTELVDQIFMEHSINAVVHFAAESHVDNSISGPLAFIKTNIEGTFVLLEAARKHWTNGPFILKEGFEKARFHHISTDEVYGSLGPKGYFKESTPYAPNSPYSASKASSDFLVRSYHHTYGLNVVTTNCSNNYGPHQHDEKLIPTIIRNAIKGRAIPIYGDGKNIRDWLFVTDHCKGIWEVFKKGNSGETYLFGGGVERTNLQIANSLCSILDAIAPKKEGSYVDQIILVKDRPGHDYRYAIDYSKVEKEIGWRPQENFETGLERTVDWYIKKYN; encoded by the coding sequence ATGAATATATTGGTCACGGGGGGAGCGGGTTTTATTGGTAGCAATTTTATTAACTATCTCTTGAAGACCGACCTACATTCTAACGTAATCAATTTGGATGCCTTAACCTATGCTGGAAACTTGCATAACACGGCTCAATTTAAAAATAACATTCGGTATACATTAGTTAAAGGTGATATTTGTGATACAGAGCTGGTAGACCAAATATTTATGGAACATAGTATTAATGCAGTAGTGCATTTTGCGGCTGAATCACATGTCGATAATTCCATTTCGGGTCCTTTAGCCTTTATTAAAACAAACATAGAAGGGACATTTGTACTTTTGGAAGCCGCACGAAAGCATTGGACAAATGGACCATTTATTTTAAAAGAAGGATTTGAAAAGGCAAGATTTCATCATATATCAACAGATGAGGTATATGGTAGTCTTGGACCAAAGGGATATTTCAAAGAAAGTACGCCTTATGCTCCAAACAGTCCTTACAGTGCATCAAAGGCGTCATCTGATTTTTTAGTTCGAAGTTATCACCACACCTATGGCTTAAATGTGGTCACTACCAACTGTTCTAATAATTATGGTCCCCATCAACATGATGAAAAGTTGATTCCCACCATAATAAGAAATGCTATTAAAGGAAGAGCAATCCCTATTTATGGAGATGGGAAAAATATAAGGGATTGGTTATTTGTAACTGACCATTGTAAAGGAATATGGGAGGTTTTTAAAAAAGGTAATTCAGGAGAAACGTATCTTTTTGGAGGAGGAGTAGAAAGGACAAATTTACAGATAGCGAATAGTTTGTGCAGTATTTTAGATGCTATAGCCCCTAAAAAGGAAGGAAGTTATGTGGACCAAATTATCCTCGTTAAGGATAGGCCAGGCCACGATTATCGTTACGCAATTGATTATTCTAAGGTTGAGAAGGAAATAGGTTGGCGACCACAAGAGAATTTTGAAACAGGTTTGGAAAGGACAGTTGATTGGTATATAAAAAAATATAACTAA
- a CDS encoding DUF6909 family protein — MNKLKHTTRAQESTNAIERLYITMRHLFNRGFYKPMGISGETLRNALLQLRPEIYGSIAEEKTELNGLIYVLERLPEGIEQCRFINLTSDEGYGKSHFKPIIPPKRRRNCYRIDDEQMNIEITRGRSDIYDILTHLTFLFIESQKIAKRVLIEDTDRTIRDWVKLEEAIAKNKLTQTEREVALIHTANILGRSFTEAIEIHKKFATKSEPERFLKIVYWLGKLAIEEETTGNKRAITFTPLLRERLGHHIHGERWANDIKETLKAHGLLERPIHIISANMHSVMNSLFAKKALSKEYGKTASLEIYEALSSPENGALRNKVISVAKKNGMISLDDTSGTNIDVQIFDTAKLGKDACCFELNENIPDDKKPVIFVMDYAFGEQAYETIDEFLKPYKKKKHQEVFLDVASISIMGKAGILEGGKGDLMIPTSHIFEGTADNYPFKNEFTAKDFEGNGLKVLEGAMITVLGTSLQNKDILKFFHESTWNVIGLEMEGVHYQKAIQAASKVRKSIREDVKVRYAYYASDNPLETGSTLASGGLGTTGVKPTYLITDKILTQIFNS, encoded by the coding sequence ATGAATAAATTGAAACATACAACGCGGGCTCAAGAATCTACCAATGCCATTGAGCGGTTATATATTACAATGCGCCACCTTTTCAATAGGGGGTTTTATAAGCCAATGGGCATTTCAGGGGAAACCTTGAGAAATGCCTTATTGCAATTACGACCAGAGATTTATGGGTCCATTGCGGAGGAAAAAACTGAATTAAACGGTTTAATCTATGTTTTGGAGCGCTTGCCTGAAGGAATAGAACAATGTAGGTTTATCAACCTTACCTCGGACGAAGGTTATGGGAAATCGCACTTCAAACCAATTATTCCCCCAAAAAGAAGGAGAAACTGCTACCGTATAGACGATGAGCAGATGAACATTGAGATTACCAGGGGCCGTTCCGATATATATGACATTCTTACCCACCTTACTTTCTTATTCATAGAATCCCAGAAAATAGCCAAAAGGGTCTTGATAGAAGATACGGATAGGACCATTAGGGACTGGGTGAAATTGGAGGAGGCCATCGCAAAGAACAAACTGACCCAGACCGAAAGGGAGGTGGCGTTGATCCATACTGCCAATATCTTGGGAAGATCCTTTACAGAGGCCATTGAAATTCACAAAAAATTCGCAACCAAATCAGAACCGGAGCGATTTCTTAAGATTGTTTACTGGCTGGGGAAGTTGGCCATTGAAGAAGAGACCACTGGCAATAAGAGGGCCATTACTTTTACTCCACTATTAAGGGAGCGTTTGGGTCACCACATTCATGGAGAACGATGGGCAAATGATATAAAGGAAACATTAAAAGCACATGGTCTCTTGGAAAGACCCATTCATATCATTAGTGCCAATATGCATAGTGTCATGAATTCATTGTTCGCCAAAAAGGCGTTGTCCAAGGAATATGGCAAAACAGCTTCATTAGAGATTTATGAGGCCCTTAGTTCACCTGAAAACGGAGCCTTGAGAAATAAGGTAATATCCGTGGCAAAGAAGAACGGGATGATTTCTTTGGACGATACCTCGGGCACCAATATAGATGTGCAAATATTTGATACCGCCAAATTGGGCAAGGATGCCTGTTGTTTTGAATTAAATGAAAATATTCCCGATGATAAAAAGCCCGTCATTTTTGTGATGGACTATGCATTCGGGGAACAGGCCTATGAAACTATTGATGAGTTTTTAAAGCCATATAAGAAGAAAAAACACCAAGAGGTGTTTTTAGATGTGGCTTCTATTTCCATAATGGGAAAAGCGGGTATACTGGAAGGTGGCAAAGGGGATTTGATGATCCCAACCTCCCATATTTTTGAGGGAACGGCGGATAATTATCCATTTAAGAATGAGTTCACCGCTAAAGATTTTGAAGGGAACGGGCTCAAGGTATTGGAAGGCGCCATGATAACGGTTCTGGGAACCTCCTTACAGAATAAAGACATTTTAAAATTCTTCCATGAATCCACCTGGAACGTGATAGGTTTGGAAATGGAAGGAGTACATTACCAAAAGGCGATTCAAGCAGCTTCCAAGGTACGCAAGAGCATCAGGGAAGATGTAAAAGTGCGATATGCCTATTATGCCTCTGACAACCCCTTGGAAACAGGGAGTACTTTGGCTTCAGGTGGTTTAGGCACCACAGGGGTTAAACCCACCTATTTGATCACTGATAAAATACTAACACAAATATTTAATTCATAA
- a CDS encoding GH3 auxin-responsive promoter family protein translates to MSIKSFAARIFARRIAKKNAKWINDPLKAQEKVFLKLIKEGSRTKFGQDHNFDSIKTYSDFSKNVPIRDYEELKPYVEEVIKGKENILWPGKPAYFAKTSGTTSGAKYIPITDESIKYQIEASRNAILNYIDETGNADFVTGKMIFLQGSPELQEKNGIKLGRLSGISAHYVPNYLQKNRLPSWETNCIEDWETKVNEIVKETENEDMTVIAGIPSWVQMYFEKLNQKSGKKVGELFKNFQLFIYGGVNFEPYRAKFESLMGKRVDSIELFPASEGFFAYQNSQKEKGMLLLLDSGIFYEFVKSDEFFEEDPKRLTLKEVELGVNYVMIISTNAGLWAYNLGDTVQFISLKPYKIIVSGRIKHFISAFGEHVIGKEVEEAMRKAISATDARINEFTVAPQIAPEGDQLPYHEWLIEFEKEPTDYQTFIEVLDTELQKQNSYYLDLKVGKVLQTLKITPIRQGGFNDYMKSLGKLGGQNKVQRLSNDRKVADALKRYATE, encoded by the coding sequence ATGTCAATAAAGTCGTTTGCAGCACGGATTTTTGCGAGGCGAATTGCAAAGAAAAATGCCAAATGGATCAATGATCCCCTTAAGGCACAGGAAAAGGTGTTTTTAAAGTTGATTAAAGAAGGATCGCGGACGAAGTTTGGTCAAGACCATAATTTTGACAGCATTAAAACATATTCGGATTTTTCCAAAAATGTCCCCATTCGGGATTATGAGGAGTTAAAACCTTACGTGGAAGAAGTTATAAAGGGTAAGGAGAATATCCTTTGGCCGGGAAAACCGGCCTATTTTGCCAAAACCTCGGGCACAACGTCTGGCGCCAAATATATTCCTATTACCGATGAATCCATCAAATACCAAATAGAGGCCTCTAGAAATGCTATCCTGAATTATATTGATGAAACTGGGAATGCTGATTTTGTGACCGGTAAAATGATATTCCTTCAGGGTAGTCCAGAACTGCAAGAGAAAAACGGAATTAAATTGGGACGGTTATCTGGAATATCGGCCCACTATGTTCCCAATTACCTTCAAAAAAATCGCTTACCATCCTGGGAAACAAACTGTATTGAAGATTGGGAAACCAAGGTCAATGAGATTGTAAAGGAAACCGAAAATGAGGATATGACGGTTATTGCTGGGATCCCTTCCTGGGTGCAGATGTACTTTGAAAAACTGAATCAAAAGTCAGGGAAAAAGGTGGGAGAATTGTTTAAGAACTTCCAGCTCTTTATCTATGGGGGTGTAAATTTTGAGCCTTACCGCGCGAAATTTGAAAGTTTGATGGGTAAAAGGGTAGACAGTATAGAACTGTTTCCGGCAAGTGAAGGTTTCTTCGCCTATCAAAATTCCCAAAAGGAAAAGGGCATGCTCCTTCTGTTGGATTCCGGTATTTTTTATGAGTTTGTCAAATCAGATGAATTTTTTGAAGAGGACCCTAAACGTCTAACGTTGAAAGAAGTTGAACTCGGGGTCAATTACGTCATGATCATTTCCACGAATGCTGGTTTATGGGCGTATAATCTAGGGGATACCGTTCAGTTTATTTCTTTAAAACCCTATAAAATAATAGTATCAGGGAGGATCAAGCATTTTATATCCGCCTTTGGGGAACATGTGATTGGAAAGGAAGTGGAAGAGGCCATGCGAAAAGCAATCTCTGCAACCGACGCCAGGATCAATGAATTTACAGTGGCTCCCCAGATTGCTCCGGAAGGCGATCAATTGCCTTATCACGAATGGTTGATCGAGTTTGAAAAAGAACCTACAGATTATCAAACGTTTATTGAAGTGCTTGATACCGAATTACAAAAGCAAAATAGTTATTATCTTGACTTGAAAGTAGGTAAGGTACTTCAAACGTTAAAGATAACTCCAATCAGACAAGGGGGTTTTAACGACTACATGAAATCTCTTGGAAAGCTGGGAGGTCAGAATAAGGTTCAGCGTCTGTCCAACGATAGGAAGGTTGCTGATGCTCTAAAAAGGTATGCAACAGAGTAA